One window from the genome of Candidatus Synechococcus calcipolaris G9 encodes:
- a CDS encoding LapA family protein: MKGIVFLMIMALWMGAIAIVSVQNATPVRIHFGFWQSIHLPFGVVLTLGVICGLFLAILFGHRRLGRHF; this comes from the coding sequence ATGAAAGGAATTGTCTTTTTGATGATCATGGCCCTATGGATGGGGGCGATCGCCATTGTCTCCGTCCAGAATGCCACCCCTGTCCGCATTCATTTTGGGTTTTGGCAATCCATTCACTTACCCTTTGGTGTTGTCCTCACCCTAGGAGTGATTTGTGGACTATTCCTTGCGATCCTGTTCGGCCACCGTCGGCTAGGCAGACATTTCTAG
- the gshA gene encoding glutamate--cysteine ligase, giving the protein MLSKGFEVEIYTGTPQGEIIGLSDRIVRDLSGFVREPDSRNVEYTTAPLYLYDQALCDLLRPRFQLRAYLHQLGDYTLVPGSTLSLGNSQQFYRSDPQNPYHSYIEQTYGTKVVTASIHINVGIGDLEQLIQACRLIRVEAPLFLALSAASPFLDGQVTGYHSTRWALFPKTPVAVPLFTSHRHFIDWTQEQLDIGTMQNVRHLWSAVRPNGDRRPYDLNRLELRICDLVTDPIDLLAITALLEARLLQLMDQPGLDPLKTSQLNATELAQLADTNEAAAARHSLEAKLHHWQDGREILAADWIAQLYDEVWGIAKGQGFSCFLTPIKKILREGNQAQQWLKQYDQGMSVAEIMVGAIAQVANQELDFQNQLCQPMPTVSIS; this is encoded by the coding sequence GTGCTATCCAAAGGATTTGAAGTCGAAATCTATACCGGAACCCCCCAGGGCGAGATTATTGGGCTATCCGATCGCATTGTCCGGGATCTATCCGGTTTTGTGCGCGAACCTGACAGTCGCAATGTGGAATATACCACTGCCCCCCTCTACCTCTACGATCAGGCCCTTTGTGATCTCCTCCGTCCTCGTTTTCAACTGCGGGCCTATCTGCACCAATTGGGGGACTATACCTTGGTACCGGGCAGTACCCTCAGCTTGGGCAATAGCCAACAATTTTATCGTTCCGATCCCCAAAATCCGTACCATAGCTACATTGAGCAAACCTACGGCACAAAGGTTGTCACCGCAAGTATTCATATTAATGTTGGCATAGGTGATCTAGAGCAGTTAATCCAGGCCTGTCGGCTGATTCGGGTTGAGGCTCCCCTCTTTTTAGCCCTGAGTGCCGCATCTCCCTTTCTAGATGGTCAGGTGACTGGGTATCATTCCACCCGCTGGGCCCTATTTCCCAAGACCCCTGTTGCCGTACCTCTGTTTACCAGTCATCGTCATTTTATTGATTGGACTCAGGAACAGTTAGATATTGGCACGATGCAGAATGTTCGACACCTGTGGAGTGCCGTCCGACCCAATGGCGATCGCCGTCCCTACGACTTAAATCGTCTGGAATTACGCATTTGTGATCTAGTCACCGATCCGATTGATCTGTTAGCCATTACGGCACTACTAGAAGCTCGTCTATTGCAATTAATGGATCAACCAGGACTTGACCCCCTGAAAACGAGTCAGCTTAACGCCACAGAACTGGCCCAATTAGCCGATACCAATGAAGCGGCAGCAGCCCGCCATAGCTTAGAAGCCAAACTTCACCACTGGCAGGATGGACGGGAAATTCTAGCGGCGGATTGGATTGCCCAGTTATACGACGAGGTTTGGGGAATTGCCAAGGGCCAAGGGTTTAGTTGCTTCCTCACCCCAATTAAGAAAATTCTCCGGGAAGGCAACCAAGCCCAACAGTGGCTAAAACAGTATGACCAAGGCATGTCTGTGGCAGAAATCATGGTCGGGGCGATCGCCCAGGTTGCTAATCAAGAATTAGATTTTCAAAATCAACTTTGTCAGCCAATGCCAACCGTATCTATTTCCTAA
- the nadA gene encoding quinolinate synthase NadA gives MLATAFPVSVSPIPTDIVGAIAQLKKDLNAVILAHYYQEADIQDVADYIGDSLGLSRQAAQTPADVIVFAGVHFMAETAKILNPDKLVLLPDLEAGCSLADSCPADQFAQFKAAHPEHLVISYINCTAEIKALSDIICTSSNAVSIVEQLPPEQGIIFAPDRNLGRYVMAQTGREMVLWQGSCIVHETFSERRIIELKAAYPEADVIAHPECEEPVLRHAQFIGSTTALLHHTQTSDRQVFIVATEPGIIHQMQRQNPHKVYVPAPPSNRACNCNECPFMRLNTLEKLYLCMKNQQPAIEIAPEIRAAALKPIQRMLEMSA, from the coding sequence GTGTTAGCTACTGCTTTTCCTGTATCGGTTTCCCCTATTCCCACGGATATTGTGGGGGCGATCGCCCAATTAAAGAAAGACCTAAATGCCGTGATTTTGGCCCACTATTACCAAGAGGCGGACATCCAGGACGTAGCGGACTACATTGGCGATTCCCTGGGTCTATCCCGTCAGGCTGCTCAGACCCCAGCGGATGTGATTGTTTTTGCCGGGGTTCACTTCATGGCCGAGACGGCGAAAATTCTGAATCCTGATAAGTTGGTGTTACTGCCGGATTTAGAGGCGGGTTGCTCCCTTGCCGATAGCTGTCCGGCGGATCAATTTGCCCAATTTAAGGCAGCCCATCCCGAGCATCTGGTCATTTCCTACATCAATTGCACGGCTGAAATTAAGGCCCTCAGTGATATTATTTGCACCAGTTCCAATGCCGTTTCCATTGTGGAGCAATTACCGCCGGAACAAGGAATTATTTTTGCCCCCGATCGCAACCTTGGTCGCTATGTCATGGCCCAAACTGGCCGGGAGATGGTGCTATGGCAGGGGAGTTGTATTGTCCATGAAACCTTTTCAGAGCGTAGAATCATTGAACTGAAAGCGGCCTACCCAGAGGCAGACGTGATTGCCCATCCAGAATGTGAGGAGCCTGTTCTCCGCCATGCCCAATTTATTGGTTCAACGACCGCCCTACTGCACCACACCCAAACCAGCGATCGTCAGGTTTTTATCGTGGCAACAGAGCCAGGGATTATCCATCAAATGCAGCGGCAAAATCCCCACAAAGTCTATGTTCCGGCTCCTCCCAGTAATCGTGCCTGCAATTGTAATGAATGCCCCTTCATGCGGCTCAACACCCTGGAGAAACTCTATCTCTGCATGAAAAACCAGCAACCTGCCATTGAGATTGCCCCAGAGATTCGGGCAGCGGCCCTCAAACCCATTCAGCGAATGCTAGAAATGTCTGCCTAG
- a CDS encoding Rpn family recombination-promoting nuclease/putative transposase — MRDNLCKYLAEKYPTAFTQWLLNDSSEDVSILKTELNLEPIRADSVTLVQTQNCILHLEFQVEPEPTLPLRMLDYWLRLYRNYHCEIVQVLILLRRTKVHVPDAFELPTTTHRYRVIKLWEEDPNQFFRIPPLLPFAVLGKTKNEAALLQSVADKIGEIESVQARQDLSTVVQLLAGLQYRKELIQTIFREGMMRESVIYQEILQEGERKGRQEGERALILRLLTRRVGPIPESFATQINHLSLEQLESLGDALLDFSELNDLEKWIQRLNQ; from the coding sequence ATGCGTGACAACCTCTGTAAATACCTAGCCGAAAAATATCCCACCGCTTTTACCCAGTGGCTCCTGAATGATTCCTCAGAAGATGTTTCAATCCTGAAAACAGAACTGAACTTGGAACCGATCCGCGCCGATTCCGTAACATTGGTGCAGACCCAGAACTGTATTCTCCATTTAGAATTTCAAGTCGAGCCAGAACCGACATTGCCTCTGCGGATGCTGGACTATTGGCTGAGACTCTATCGCAACTATCACTGCGAGATTGTCCAGGTCTTGATCTTGCTACGGCGAACAAAGGTTCATGTGCCTGATGCGTTTGAACTACCAACAACGACCCATCGCTATCGAGTGATTAAACTCTGGGAAGAAGACCCCAATCAATTTTTTAGGATTCCGCCCCTGCTTCCTTTTGCGGTCTTGGGTAAAACAAAAAATGAAGCAGCCCTATTGCAGTCCGTCGCGGATAAAATTGGTGAAATTGAATCAGTCCAAGCGCGGCAGGACTTGAGTACCGTCGTTCAACTATTGGCTGGGTTACAGTACAGGAAGGAGCTTATTCAAACCATTTTTCGGGAGGGAATGATGCGGGAATCAGTGATTTATCAAGAGATTCTTCAGGAAGGGGAACGCAAAGGACGGCAAGAGGGCGAACGCGCACTTATTCTGCGATTACTCACCCGCCGAGTCGGGCCCATCCCTGAATCTTTCGCAACCCAAATCAATCATCTATCCCTAGAGCAATTGGAATCCCTGGGGGATGCCCTGCTGGATTTCAGCGAACTCAATGACCTAGAGAAGTGGATTCAGAGACTCAATCAATAG